One genomic region from Leptolyngbyaceae cyanobacterium JSC-12 encodes:
- a CDS encoding putative low-complexity protein (IMG reference gene:2510095411~PFAM: Pentapeptide repeats (8 copies)), with protein MKIGLISTVALLAAIAFPMAANAENPAHVKQLLETGACAQCNLAGANLQGSHLIGADLRNANLRGANLKNANLEGADLTGADLKDADLTGAFATNAVFNYANLSNVNLTNARMINALTFGANLNNINFAGADIYGSGIGVGGGDR; from the coding sequence ATGAAAATTGGTCTAATTTCGACGGTTGCCCTGCTGGCTGCGATCGCGTTTCCAATGGCTGCCAATGCCGAAAATCCAGCTCATGTAAAGCAACTCTTGGAAACAGGTGCCTGTGCCCAATGCAATTTAGCAGGAGCAAACTTGCAGGGTTCCCATTTAATCGGTGCTGATTTGCGAAATGCTAATTTGCGGGGTGCTAACCTGAAGAATGCCAATTTAGAAGGTGCTGATCTTACTGGGGCAGATTTGAAAGATGCAGATTTGACAGGTGCTTTTGCCACCAATGCGGTATTTAACTACGCTAACCTTAGCAATGTGAATCTTACGAATGCTCGCATGATTAATGCACTCACCTTCGGTGCCAACTTAAACAACATCAACTTTGCAGGAGCCGATATTTACGGCAGTGGAATTGGAGTAGGCGGTGGCGATCGCTAG
- a CDS encoding D-alanyl-D-alanine carboxypeptidase, serine-type, PBP4 family (IMG reference gene:2510095412~PFAM: D-Ala-D-Ala carboxypeptidase 3 (S13) family~TIGRFAM: D-alanyl-D-alanine carboxypeptidase, serine-type, PBP4 family), with protein MPKLAIAVSSLVFSIVSVGTIPSAHAQTVVVPISTPQQTQSSGAGVCPADLTNTLNQIVTRTAGVRWGVLVQTQGVSGSRRNLYAWNPRIQLSPASNNKIFTTAAALQRLGASYKMRTVVTGNSTGSSLSTLRILGQGDPSLKTSHMTVLAQRLSQRGIRQAALLVGDDTYFRGAAINPNWDVDDTLAGYGAPVNSLMINQNGIGVTLFPQRVGQPLRVQWDDPSDAQDYRLNNRSVTVSTSQGESIDVYRDRNARVVNIEGQLRVGSASEPAAAAINNPGNYLVQKFRNALTAAGIMVNQATVVKNTPAPAGEVELAVLESPPLPILLNETNQESNNIYAEALLKTVGKVQTPNNLDATAAGVAGVKTILTPLGVDPSQYTMVDGSGLASNNRASAESLVQTLQAMTLIPDAAIFRASLPVAGVSGTLKSRFRNTIAQGLVQAKTGTISGVVSLSGYAAPPGYSPVVFSILTNFSGVSASTVRSAVDEMVLVLMRLRQC; from the coding sequence ATGCCCAAGCTTGCGATCGCGGTTTCCAGTCTTGTCTTCTCAATTGTTTCAGTCGGCACGATTCCATCAGCTCATGCCCAAACAGTCGTTGTACCAATCAGCACCCCTCAACAGACTCAGTCAAGTGGTGCAGGGGTTTGCCCTGCTGACCTAACTAACACCTTGAATCAGATCGTAACTCGTACAGCAGGAGTACGATGGGGCGTATTAGTGCAAACTCAGGGAGTATCCGGGAGTCGTAGAAACCTGTATGCATGGAACCCACGCATCCAATTGTCTCCAGCATCGAACAATAAAATTTTCACAACTGCGGCAGCTTTGCAGCGCTTGGGTGCATCCTACAAAATGCGGACAGTTGTAACTGGCAATAGCACTGGATCTAGTCTTTCAACCTTAAGAATTTTGGGGCAGGGTGACCCCTCCCTCAAGACTTCTCATATGACGGTTCTGGCGCAGCGGTTGAGTCAACGGGGTATTCGGCAGGCTGCTTTGTTAGTGGGGGATGACACCTATTTCCGAGGTGCGGCGATCAATCCTAATTGGGATGTGGATGATACATTGGCAGGCTACGGCGCACCTGTGAATAGCTTGATGATTAACCAGAATGGCATCGGGGTGACGTTATTTCCGCAACGAGTCGGGCAACCGTTGCGCGTGCAATGGGATGATCCCAGTGATGCTCAGGATTATCGCTTGAATAATCGTTCAGTCACAGTGAGTACTAGCCAGGGAGAGTCCATTGATGTATATCGCGATCGCAATGCTCGTGTGGTCAATATTGAAGGGCAACTGCGTGTTGGGTCAGCTTCGGAGCCTGCTGCTGCCGCCATTAACAATCCTGGCAATTACTTAGTCCAAAAATTTCGCAATGCTTTGACTGCTGCTGGAATTATGGTGAACCAGGCAACTGTTGTCAAAAATACTCCTGCGCCTGCAGGAGAAGTTGAACTGGCGGTTCTGGAATCTCCCCCCCTGCCAATTTTGCTGAACGAAACCAACCAGGAAAGCAACAATATTTATGCTGAAGCCCTACTGAAAACGGTGGGTAAGGTGCAAACCCCAAATAATTTGGATGCTACAGCGGCAGGAGTGGCTGGAGTGAAAACAATTCTCACACCGTTGGGAGTCGATCCTAGCCAGTATACGATGGTGGATGGTTCTGGCTTGGCAAGCAACAATCGCGCCAGTGCAGAATCGCTTGTGCAAACCCTCCAGGCAATGACTCTGATTCCTGATGCTGCTATTTTTCGAGCATCACTGCCTGTTGCAGGCGTCAGCGGTACGCTCAAAAGTCGGTTTCGGAATACGATAGCTCAGGGACTAGTACAAGCTAAAACCGGAACTATTTCTGGAGTCGTTTCATTGTCAGGATATGCTGCACCACCCGGTTACTCACCTGTGGTTTTTAGTATTTTGACGAATTTTTCCGGTGTATCGGCCTCTACTGTGCGTAGTGCTGTGGATGAAATGGTGCTTGTGCTAATGCGGTTACGTCAGTGTTAG
- a CDS encoding hypothetical protein (IMG reference gene:2510095413), translated as MELANLVYPLRAVIRCKAKQQLMTNLDGTGLEEQLDESLLREISQTLFQSERCDAIYEPYATREAATAVEDWAALEIAAIYQRIIQQRQSPTVQSLNALL; from the coding sequence ATGGAACTTGCTAACCTTGTATACCCTTTACGAGCGGTGATTCGGTGCAAAGCCAAGCAGCAGTTGATGACAAACCTGGATGGTACAGGTCTGGAAGAGCAATTGGATGAGAGCTTGTTACGTGAGATTTCTCAAACGCTCTTCCAGTCTGAGCGATGTGACGCGATTTATGAACCCTATGCCACACGAGAAGCTGCCACTGCAGTAGAAGATTGGGCGGCTCTGGAAATTGCCGCAATCTATCAGCGCATCATCCAGCAACGACAAAGCCCAACGGTGCAAAGCTTAAATGCACTTCTTTAG
- a CDS encoding hypothetical protein (IMG reference gene:2510095414): MSELPINQAVDNGNGKQLQELTCIRGIGATKKQWLESLGISTIHALAQATVAELKEQLKEIGYAVSRSEVEGWVKQAQILTNYSSHETIVVETSLSEAEFSQELPKAIASDVAPLPMADWHTLTSFNIEVQTREIDGVKEQRTLIQQIESGTTESWAGIAEESLHQWMHERLTETLDQTAGTIAAAAEPITVDITAVRIVQSGLANHPVVADKSDPLVASTFIAEEPLTVELTVGIAAGAIANPANKSITYHAKGQARHLATGTIIDLGETRVTVQAQDAAKCTILLPPITLQKPGAYRLLAFASIENLASITGYFKVPMLQVQSNTPANYQIDDLPISCGI, translated from the coding sequence ATGAGTGAGTTGCCCATAAACCAGGCTGTAGATAATGGAAACGGAAAACAGTTGCAAGAATTAACTTGTATTCGGGGGATTGGTGCGACTAAGAAACAATGGCTGGAGTCACTTGGTATCAGCACCATTCATGCACTTGCTCAAGCAACTGTTGCAGAACTCAAAGAGCAATTAAAAGAAATTGGTTATGCAGTATCTCGCAGTGAAGTAGAGGGATGGGTAAAGCAAGCCCAGATTTTAACGAACTATTCTTCTCATGAAACCATCGTTGTTGAAACCTCGTTGTCTGAAGCAGAATTTAGTCAAGAGTTGCCAAAGGCGATCGCGTCTGATGTCGCGCCTTTACCAATGGCAGACTGGCACACTCTAACTTCCTTCAACATTGAAGTACAAACCCGCGAAATTGATGGGGTAAAAGAGCAGCGAACTCTGATTCAACAGATAGAATCGGGCACGACTGAAAGCTGGGCAGGTATTGCCGAAGAATCATTGCACCAGTGGATGCACGAGCGCCTGACTGAAACGTTAGACCAGACGGCAGGCACGATCGCGGCTGCAGCGGAACCAATCACAGTAGATATTACCGCAGTCCGAATCGTTCAGTCCGGTTTGGCAAATCACCCCGTTGTGGCAGACAAATCCGATCCACTTGTTGCCAGCACTTTCATCGCCGAAGAACCTTTGACTGTGGAGTTAACAGTAGGGATTGCAGCCGGTGCAATTGCAAATCCTGCCAACAAATCCATCACCTATCATGCCAAAGGACAGGCCCGCCATCTGGCAACCGGAACAATCATTGATTTGGGAGAAACTCGGGTTACTGTGCAAGCCCAGGATGCGGCAAAATGCACAATCCTGCTACCTCCAATCACTTTGCAAAAACCAGGCGCTTATCGGTTGTTAGCGTTTGCCTCCATTGAAAATCTTGCCTCCATTACAGGCTATTTCAAAGTTCCAATGTTACAGGTACAAAGCAACACTCCAGCCAATTACCAGATCGATGACTTGCCAATCAGTTGTGGTATCTAA
- a CDS encoding hypothetical protein (IMG reference gene:2510095415) — protein sequence MSLEIEAMAMAAELKGVPGQPDELTNSETYSRSIVGPVSFKLSNLNVRGKSTKPAAPANSPYIIAADEAYDVSVDIEFNRAPLTELLMCLGTQITIYFAFEGLGRRAVEIDLSQTILTRKDVYSYRVTYSGVPARDGLTPGLYSISATAEVGPVRNACSTKVFGHGYIKEVLLQVYPAGAEI from the coding sequence ATGTCTTTGGAAATTGAAGCAATGGCAATGGCTGCTGAACTGAAAGGAGTTCCTGGACAACCCGATGAACTCACCAACAGCGAAACTTACTCTCGCAGCATTGTTGGACCTGTTTCTTTCAAACTGTCTAATTTGAATGTTCGCGGTAAAAGCACCAAGCCTGCTGCTCCCGCTAACTCTCCTTACATCATTGCGGCTGATGAAGCTTACGATGTGAGTGTTGACATTGAGTTCAACCGTGCACCTTTAACAGAACTGTTGATGTGCCTGGGAACCCAAATCACAATTTACTTCGCGTTTGAAGGGCTGGGTCGCCGTGCAGTTGAAATCGACCTGTCTCAAACGATCCTGACCCGCAAAGATGTGTACAGCTACCGTGTGACCTACAGCGGCGTTCCTGCTCGTGATGGTTTGACCCCCGGTCTGTACTCAATCTCGGCAACGGCTGAAGTTGGTCCTGTTCGCAATGCTTGCAGCACCAAAGTCTTTGGTCATGGTTACATCAAAGAAGTTCTGCTGCAAGTGTATCCTGCTGGTGCAGAAATCTAA
- a CDS encoding acetolactate synthase, large subunit (IMG reference gene:2510095416~PFAM: Thiamine pyrophosphate enzyme, central domain; Thiamine pyrophosphate enzyme, N-terminal TPP binding domain; Thiamine pyrophosphate enzyme, C-terminal TPP binding domain~TIGRFAM: acetolactate synthase, large subunit, biosynthetic type), giving the protein MQLQRVAVQRATGAYALMDSLKRHGVTHIFGYPGGAILPIYDELYRFEARGELQHILVRHEQGATHAADGYARATGRVGVCFGTSGPGATNLVTGIATAHMDSIPMVVITGQVPRHAIGSDAFQETDIYGITLPIVKHSYVVRDPRDMARVVAEAFYIASTGRPGPVLIDIPKDVGTEEFDYVPVEPGSIKLPGYRPTVKGHPNQIANALKLIRQAKQPLLYVGGGAIAAGAQAEIKELAELFNLPVTTTLMGIGAFDEHHPLSVGMLGMHGTAYSNFAVMECDLLIAVGARFDDRVTGKLNEFAPHAQVIHIDIDPAEVGKNRTPEVPIVGDVRNVLVDMLRRSKEDGDRHDPKRNQAWLNRINRWREDYPLVVPHYADSLSPQEVIVEVGNQAPHAFYSTDVGQHQMWAAQFLKNGPRRWLSSAGLGTMGYGMPAAMGAKVAMPNDQVICISGDASIQMNIQELGTLAQYSIGVKTVIINNGWQGMVRQWQEAFYDERYSQSNMQIGMPDFVKLAEAYGIKGMIVRSRDELKGAIAEMLAHDGPVLLDARVKKDENCYPMVPSGKNNAQMIGLPEHKHLEKVAELIHCSNCGAKNLSTNRFCPECGTKL; this is encoded by the coding sequence GTGCAACTTCAACGTGTAGCTGTTCAACGGGCAACGGGTGCTTACGCATTAATGGATAGCTTGAAGCGCCACGGTGTCACTCACATTTTTGGCTATCCTGGCGGTGCAATTCTGCCAATTTACGACGAACTCTACCGCTTTGAAGCTCGCGGCGAACTGCAACACATTCTGGTGCGGCACGAGCAAGGCGCAACTCATGCGGCAGATGGTTATGCACGAGCCACGGGGCGGGTAGGAGTATGTTTTGGCACCTCTGGTCCAGGTGCAACTAATTTAGTTACAGGGATTGCCACTGCCCACATGGATTCTATTCCAATGGTGGTGATCACAGGACAGGTACCCCGTCATGCGATTGGTAGCGATGCCTTCCAGGAAACTGATATCTACGGCATTACTCTGCCCATTGTGAAGCATTCTTATGTAGTGCGTGACCCGCGAGATATGGCACGAGTTGTGGCAGAAGCATTTTACATCGCCAGTACAGGTCGCCCTGGTCCAGTGTTGATTGATATCCCCAAAGATGTGGGAACGGAAGAATTTGATTATGTTCCCGTGGAACCAGGTTCGATTAAGTTACCTGGCTACCGCCCAACTGTAAAAGGACACCCCAACCAAATTGCCAACGCGCTGAAACTGATTCGTCAGGCAAAGCAACCGTTGCTCTATGTGGGAGGAGGCGCGATCGCAGCGGGTGCTCAGGCTGAAATCAAAGAGTTAGCAGAACTATTCAACTTGCCAGTGACAACAACCTTAATGGGCATTGGCGCATTTGACGAGCATCATCCCCTCTCTGTTGGAATGCTGGGTATGCATGGTACAGCCTATTCCAACTTTGCCGTGATGGAATGTGATTTGTTGATCGCAGTCGGTGCTCGCTTTGATGACCGCGTCACGGGCAAACTGAACGAATTTGCGCCCCATGCTCAGGTGATTCACATTGACATTGACCCTGCCGAGGTGGGCAAAAACCGGACACCAGAAGTGCCGATTGTGGGAGATGTGCGGAATGTTCTAGTAGACATGCTGCGCCGCAGTAAAGAAGATGGCGATCGCCATGACCCTAAACGCAACCAGGCATGGCTCAACCGCATCAACCGCTGGCGAGAAGACTACCCCCTTGTGGTTCCCCACTATGCCGATAGCCTTTCACCGCAGGAAGTGATCGTAGAAGTGGGAAATCAGGCTCCTCATGCTTTCTACAGCACTGATGTAGGACAACATCAAATGTGGGCAGCCCAGTTTCTCAAGAATGGACCTCGTCGCTGGCTCTCTAGTGCCGGTCTGGGCACAATGGGCTATGGAATGCCTGCAGCAATGGGTGCAAAAGTGGCAATGCCCAATGATCAAGTCATTTGCATTAGCGGTGATGCCAGCATTCAGATGAATATTCAAGAACTGGGCACACTGGCGCAATACAGTATTGGTGTAAAGACGGTAATTATCAATAATGGCTGGCAGGGAATGGTGCGCCAATGGCAGGAGGCCTTTTACGATGAACGTTATTCCCAATCTAATATGCAGATCGGGATGCCTGATTTTGTAAAGTTGGCAGAAGCTTATGGTATCAAGGGCATGATTGTACGCTCACGAGATGAACTCAAGGGGGCGATCGCCGAGATGTTGGCACATGACGGTCCTGTCTTACTTGATGCCCGCGTCAAGAAAGATGAAAACTGCTACCCAATGGTGCCCTCCGGCAAAAACAATGCCCAGATGATTGGTTTACCGGAACATAAACACCTGGAAAAAGTAGCAGAACTCATTCATTGCAGCAATTGTGGTGCTAAAAACCTGTCCACCAATCGCTTCTGCCCAGAATGCGGCACAAAACTTTAA
- a CDS encoding Lipoxygenase (IMG reference gene:2510095417~PFAM: Lipoxygenase) — protein MAFYHPPHRQQGQYRYDPTNLDQAGPARLFPYAGEDGLLRYVMTRLGRNLLNEGRLSQPWNLLSDQLEEGTKILEKAWYFLTTQLVDFKIFQSGWFNLDLPPDEQFNSEFVQARRAMMNALRDAQKASENFSSLPEAQTRFYNALNSHGYSMPVAASLHQRDGGLSDREFARQRLAGQNPMVLRQIQSTDQPFLQNWGESCTLATGEIIDWVQAANQHRLFIADYPLLAHLTPADLQIGRYVGSPIAVFYHSESGLEPVLIQLQPGSLLTPRQDGDAWMRAKLYVQVADVTHHELIAHLGDTHLAMEAFAIATPRQLPVNHPLYRLLKPHFQFLLAINTRGNTILLGEGAAIDDLMAPTRVASLELINRAYRDRPFQDYALPNNLQQRGVTAAVLPDFPYRDDALLLWDAIAQYTTNFLQQYYSDDTAVQQDRYLQAWAAELGEPLDTRPSGEFPQAPAWMPPALTTEVGLNLDNLPTYPRVPGFPTQLTSLQQLIDIATQIIFTCGPQHAAVNFSQFDYVGYPANAPLAAYSPPDVCTAVSNLLPPLEKQLGQMELTLALSGIRWGTLGSLAQINFTNPGDRAVLRQFQDELNRSEQKISDRNRRRQLTRGVDYPYLLPSRIPNSINI, from the coding sequence ATGGCTTTCTACCATCCACCCCATCGGCAGCAGGGACAGTATCGCTACGATCCAACAAACCTGGATCAAGCTGGTCCTGCTCGTTTGTTTCCTTATGCCGGAGAAGATGGGTTGCTGCGCTATGTGATGACTCGCCTGGGACGGAACCTGCTGAATGAAGGGCGGTTATCTCAACCCTGGAATTTACTATCTGATCAGCTTGAGGAAGGCACGAAGATTCTGGAAAAAGCCTGGTATTTTCTGACAACTCAATTAGTTGATTTCAAAATCTTTCAGTCGGGCTGGTTCAACCTGGATTTGCCCCCGGATGAACAGTTTAATTCTGAATTTGTCCAGGCACGTCGCGCCATGATGAATGCGCTACGGGATGCGCAGAAAGCGTCAGAAAATTTCTCATCTCTGCCAGAAGCCCAAACGCGCTTTTACAATGCCTTAAACTCGCATGGATACTCTATGCCAGTTGCTGCATCTCTGCATCAGCGGGATGGTGGGCTTAGCGATCGCGAATTTGCTCGGCAGCGCCTTGCCGGACAAAACCCTATGGTGTTGCGCCAGATTCAATCAACTGATCAACCCTTCCTGCAAAACTGGGGAGAATCTTGCACTCTGGCAACCGGAGAAATTATTGACTGGGTGCAGGCAGCCAATCAACACCGCTTGTTTATTGCCGATTATCCGCTGTTAGCGCATCTCACTCCTGCAGATTTGCAGATAGGACGGTATGTGGGTAGTCCCATTGCTGTGTTTTACCACTCTGAATCTGGTCTAGAACCCGTGTTGATTCAACTGCAACCAGGTAGCCTTCTAACGCCACGGCAAGATGGTGATGCCTGGATGCGAGCAAAGCTCTATGTCCAGGTTGCAGATGTCACCCACCATGAACTGATTGCTCATTTAGGGGATACTCATCTGGCGATGGAAGCCTTTGCCATTGCTACTCCACGCCAACTGCCAGTGAATCATCCCCTGTACCGTTTGTTGAAACCTCATTTCCAATTCTTACTGGCAATTAATACTCGTGGAAATACGATTCTGCTGGGCGAAGGTGCCGCGATTGATGACCTGATGGCACCTACCCGTGTTGCCTCGTTGGAACTGATTAATCGTGCCTACCGCGATCGCCCCTTCCAGGACTATGCCCTGCCTAACAATCTTCAGCAACGGGGAGTGACTGCTGCAGTACTGCCAGACTTTCCTTACCGGGATGATGCACTACTGCTGTGGGATGCGATCGCCCAATACACGACCAATTTCTTGCAACAGTATTACTCCGACGATACCGCCGTGCAACAAGACCGGTATTTGCAAGCCTGGGCAGCCGAACTGGGTGAACCTCTGGATACTCGTCCTTCTGGGGAATTTCCGCAAGCTCCAGCCTGGATGCCTCCAGCACTCACAACCGAAGTGGGGTTGAATCTGGACAATCTTCCTACCTATCCCCGTGTACCTGGATTCCCTACCCAACTCACCAGTTTGCAACAGTTGATAGATATTGCGACCCAGATCATTTTCACCTGCGGACCGCAACATGCCGCTGTGAACTTCAGTCAGTTTGACTATGTTGGGTATCCTGCAAATGCACCCTTGGCTGCTTACAGTCCGCCGGATGTTTGCACTGCGGTGTCTAATCTATTACCCCCTCTAGAAAAACAGTTGGGACAGATGGAACTGACCCTGGCTTTGAGCGGGATTCGCTGGGGAACGTTGGGCAGTCTGGCACAGATTAACTTTACAAATCCTGGCGATCGCGCTGTGCTCAGGCAGTTTCAGGATGAACTGAACAGGAGCGAACAAAAAATTAGCGATCGCAACCGTAGACGACAGCTTACTCGGGGCGTAGACTACCCCTATCTATTGCCCTCCCGCATTCCCAATAGCATCAATATTTAA
- a CDS encoding HEAT repeat-containing protein (IMG reference gene:2510095418~PFAM: PBS lyase HEAT-like repeat; HEAT repeat), with product MYDEDDELTLLSADDLESPLDKLEPLDSEPVDKPDPEAMLALLESADINQRMLAARAFCEIQDDRAIPHLVRLLKDGCPLVRVSAAYGLGRNPGQEAVESLIQQYNTDWNGYVRKGVVWALGNCRDRRTLATLIDALKTDIPAVRLWAASSLAQMASVGYESVIAAIPPLIEAMRNDPVSAVRSNCAWSIGLLCRELPSNVVYATAIDALLETIVEDEDLGVREDARTALLRVGDPRGLQLIEDLEQEGFL from the coding sequence ATGTACGACGAAGATGACGAGCTAACGCTTCTCAGCGCTGACGATTTGGAAAGCCCTCTGGATAAACTGGAGCCGCTCGATTCGGAACCAGTAGACAAACCTGACCCAGAGGCAATGTTGGCATTGCTAGAATCAGCCGACATCAATCAACGCATGTTGGCTGCGAGAGCCTTTTGCGAAATTCAAGATGACCGAGCAATTCCCCATCTCGTTCGGCTGTTAAAGGATGGATGCCCCTTGGTGCGAGTGAGTGCGGCCTATGGGTTGGGTCGTAATCCTGGACAGGAAGCTGTGGAATCGCTCATCCAGCAATACAATACGGATTGGAATGGGTATGTACGCAAGGGGGTGGTTTGGGCACTGGGCAACTGCCGCGATCGCCGCACCCTGGCAACCTTAATTGATGCCCTTAAAACAGATATTCCTGCTGTTCGGTTGTGGGCAGCTAGTTCCCTGGCGCAAATGGCATCAGTTGGATATGAATCTGTGATTGCGGCGATCCCACCTCTAATCGAAGCAATGCGAAATGATCCTGTTTCAGCCGTCCGGAGTAACTGTGCCTGGTCAATTGGATTGTTGTGCCGCGAATTGCCTTCTAACGTGGTGTACGCAACAGCGATTGATGCTCTGTTAGAAACTATCGTAGAAGATGAAGATTTAGGCGTGCGGGAAGATGCTAGAACAGCACTGCTGCGAGTGGGCGATCCGCGTGGGTTGCAGTTAATCGAGGATTTAGAACAGGAAGGGTTTTTATAA
- a CDS encoding hypothetical protein (IMG reference gene:2510095419), whose amino-acid sequence MLSNTEINPPVPGEFEAACLSERETPLPKQTSASYKDRLNRWAIARIGKDKKPEIVARFRSRSDADGHLKFFQQRSLNEKFVILFEKQAL is encoded by the coding sequence ATGCTATCTAACACTGAGATCAATCCCCCCGTGCCGGGCGAGTTTGAAGCAGCCTGCTTGAGTGAGCGTGAAACGCCTCTCCCTAAGCAGACCTCAGCTTCTTACAAAGACCGGTTGAATCGTTGGGCGATCGCCCGGATCGGAAAGGACAAAAAGCCTGAAATAGTGGCTCGCTTTCGAAGTCGCTCGGATGCGGATGGGCACTTAAAATTTTTTCAGCAACGCTCCCTCAACGAGAAATTCGTCATCTTGTTTGAGAAACAAGCCCTTTAG
- a CDS encoding hypothetical protein (IMG reference gene:2510095420~PFAM: Conserved nitrate reductase-associated protein (Nitr_red_assoc)~TIGRFAM: conserved hypothetical protein), translating to MSEFFEFESDFVESLRCIPMQIRLKLDTCGIKLKLTQWNQFSQSDRQRLVDLSCKTASDVEVYRTTLQQIVLDRTGTAVSTLPVDPSPAWENATTIPTSVVEKATEVGVAISLDQWAALTPLQRFALIKLSRSSHENRNFLPALKEFKLVKQAGKML from the coding sequence ATGTCTGAGTTTTTTGAGTTTGAGTCAGACTTTGTTGAGTCTTTGCGTTGCATTCCTATGCAGATTCGCCTCAAACTAGACACTTGCGGCATCAAACTGAAATTAACCCAGTGGAATCAATTTAGCCAGAGCGATCGCCAACGTCTGGTTGATCTTTCTTGTAAAACTGCATCTGACGTAGAAGTTTATCGGACAACCCTTCAACAGATAGTGTTAGACCGTACTGGTACTGCAGTATCCACTCTCCCAGTTGACCCATCTCCCGCCTGGGAGAATGCAACAACGATCCCGACAAGTGTTGTAGAAAAAGCAACTGAGGTTGGAGTTGCAATCTCGCTGGATCAGTGGGCAGCATTGACTCCGTTACAACGGTTTGCGTTGATCAAACTCAGCCGTTCCAGTCATGAGAATCGCAATTTTTTACCAGCATTAAAAGAATTCAAGCTCGTTAAGCAGGCAGGTAAAATGCTGTGA
- a CDS encoding putative membrane protein (IMG reference gene:2510095421~PFAM: Phosphate-starvation-inducible E), whose product MRLQRLTQRLSKTFGNENFVRYLGRFEGIVAKVLSIAMVVVIIVTILDLILFLTFDLFTSEPYGLFSTTITKIFGLFLNVLIALEILENITAYLKSHTIQAELVVVTSLIAVSRKIIILDLEKTAGIDLIALAAAILALAISYWIIRRVNDRTPHQ is encoded by the coding sequence ATGCGATTGCAACGACTCACTCAGCGACTCAGCAAGACTTTTGGCAACGAGAATTTTGTAAGATACCTGGGCAGATTTGAGGGAATCGTCGCTAAGGTGTTGTCGATCGCAATGGTGGTTGTCATCATTGTTACAATCCTTGATCTGATTCTCTTCCTGACATTTGATCTATTTACGTCAGAACCCTATGGACTGTTTAGTACTACGATCACAAAGATTTTTGGGTTGTTTCTCAATGTGTTGATTGCATTAGAAATCCTTGAGAACATTACAGCTTATCTTAAAAGTCACACAATTCAGGCAGAATTAGTAGTTGTGACCTCATTGATTGCAGTTTCTCGAAAGATTATTATTTTAGACCTGGAAAAAACAGCTGGGATTGATTTGATTGCTTTAGCAGCCGCGATTTTAGCACTGGCAATTAGCTACTGGATTATTCGACGAGTTAACGATCGCACACCTCATCAATAA